In the Haloarcula salinisoli genome, GGCAACACGTACACTGTCAGCAGTTCGACCAGCCCCAGCAGGGCAAAGCCGACCGAACACAGCCCGGCGAGGACGAGCGACTCCCAGAGCCCGTCGCCCGTTCCGACCTCGCTCGTCTGGCGGTTCCGGTAGGCGTAGTAACTGAACCGGACGCCCAGGACCGAAAGCAGCGTCAGCGCGATGAAGAAGATGAACGTCAGGTTGGGGTTGTTCGGCGCGTACGGCAGGCCGACGGCGATGCTACGCATCGTCACCTCGCAGGCTCCGGAGCTCCTGCCGGAGGTGGGCAGCCGTCTCGTAGCGGGCGAGTTTCCGCCGGGCCATCGCCTTGCCGACGATATCGTCGACGGCGGGCGGGACGTCCGCGACGGCGGAGGGGTCCGGTGGGCCCGACGAGAGGACCTCGTCGCGGACCGCGTCGAACGCGCCGGTGTACGGGGCCTTCCCGGTGAACAGTCGGTAACACACCGCACCGAGCCCGTAGATGTCGGTGGCGTGGTCGATGCGACCGAAGCGCCGCTGGTAGTACTCCGGGGCGGCGTACCGGGGGTCGAGAAACTGTGCCGGGTCGAACTGGTGGCGGTACACCGACAGTAGCCCGAGGTTGTCGAGCAGCGGCGGCTGCCTGTCGCCCTCCTCGATGACGTTCCCGTAGTAGGCGACCGCGTCGGCGTCGATGCCGGCGTGGACAACCCCGCGCTCGTGGAGTGTCGAGACCGCCGCCGCGAGCCGCTCGGCGTGCCAGGCAGCCTCGGCCGGCGGGAACCGACCCTGGTCGGCCAGCGTCTCCGCCGTGTACTCGGTCGCCAGCCACAGCCGCGGGTCGGCTTTCCAGTCGTACAGCGTCACGACGTTGTCCACGTCGGCGACGGCCGCCCACTCTTCCAGCCGGGTCGCCAGCTGGGCGGCGAAGGCCCCGTCGCCCTCCGCCGGGCTGTCGAGTAGCCGCAGGCCGACGGCGTACTCGGTCTCGTCGACTACGCCCAGCGTCCGGTAGGTGTCGCCGTAGCGGCGGCGCTCGCGCGGGGCCAGTATCGAGAGGCGGTCGAACCGGCTCTCGTACTCCACGAGCGAGCGCCACTCGGCGTCGGCCGCCTGGGGCCGCTGCCCGATGGTGTTGCCGTCCTCGTCGTCCGCCTGGGGCTGCTTCTCGTCGTCCCCGTCGTCGGTGTACACCTGCCGGCCGTCGTCGTCGGCCCCTTCGCCGGCAATCCTGGTCCGCCCGACGTCCCGTCCGTCGGACCCGCCCCGGGTAGGCGTCGACCGGTCGACACGGTGGGTGGGTTCGACGGTCGACGCCCACTGGTCCAACCGGTCCTCGACGACCTGGGGATAGCGGTCGGCGACGTACTCGAGTGCGAGCGTGGCGGCCAGACTCTCGTCGGCGCGGGCCGCGAGTTGCCCGACCAGCGAGGCCACGTCACCGGGATGTTCGTCCGCGACGACACACAGTGCCGTCGCCGCACCCAGGCGGACCTGTCGGTCACCGGCGTCGAGGAGGTCGAGCAGCCGCGGGACGTGGTCGCGGTCCACGTCGGTCGCGGTGAGGACCTCGGCGACGAGCGCACGGGGGTCTCTCTCCGAGGTCATCAGTAGATAATCCTACCATCTACCGTCCGAACTCATCACTGTTTTGGTGAGCTCCGTTCCGGCGGGCAGCAGTTTTCACGCCTGAGAATAGCGGAGGAACGCTTTACACGGAAACTCCCCGATACTCACAGGATGTCAAAAGACCGAGATTCGCCGCTGCCGAGCGTCGTCGGCGACAGTTACGCCGCACGGCTCGGCGTCGCCCTCGCGTTCGCCATCGTCGTCGTCGTCGCCTTCGGTGCCCTCATCAGTGCCCAGGCGTCCGCGACACTCGCGGAGGACGTCGAGCGCGACACGACGGCGCTCTCAGACACACAGGCGGCACAACTAGACGGATGGCTGACGACGGCCCGCCGGGACGTCCGAACGACCTCGCGTCTCCCCGTCTTCGCTGACGGCTCGCAGTCGGCCGTTCAGGACAGACTGACGGGCCTCGTGGCGAACGAGGAGGTGCCGCCGGACGTCGTGGCGGTCCACTACGTCAACACTTCGAGCGGAACCATCACTGCCAGCTCGAACGAGCAGTTCGTCGGCGTCAACGCCACGGAACAGGGCGCAGCCTTCGCGACTGACCCGCCCGAGTTCAGCGGGCCCGACGACACCCACGTCACCGACCCGTTCTCGGTGTCCGTCGTCGACCACCCGATAATCGCCGTCGTCTCGCCGGTGGCCGGGGCCGAGAACCGCGCCATCGTCTACATGACCGACCTCGAAGCGCGGGCCGAGTCGATATCTAACCAGCGCGAGGGGTCCTACACGACAGTCGTCAACGGGGACGGCGAGTTCATCGCCCACCCGAACACCTCGCGTATCGGCTCTAGCGCACCGGTCGCGTCGGGCGCGGACGACCCGGTGAGCTCACTCGACAGCGGCCAGAGTACGTTCGTCGAGACCGACGAGACGCTGCTGGGAATCTCCCGGCTCGAGAGCCACGACTGGTCGGTGATGGTCCACGCCGACCGGGCCCAGGCCTACGCCCTCTCGGACCAGATTAACTCCGACCTCGTGGGGCTCATCCTGCTTGCGGTCATCAACCTCGGGCTGGTCGGGGTGACCATCGGCGGCAGCACAATCGCCTCGCTGCGCCGACTCTCCTCGAAGGCAGAGGCGATGGCCGGCGGTGACCTCGAGGTCGACCTCGAAACCGCTCGGTCGGACGAGTTCGGCACGCTGTACGGCGCCTTCGACAATATGCGGACGAACCTCCGGTCGAAGATATCCGACGCGGAAGCCGCCCGTGAGGAGGCGGAGTCGGCGAAACAATCGGCCGAAGCCGCCAGGGAGGAGGCCGAGCAGGCACGGACGGAGGTCGAGGCCGAGCGCAACGAGATGGAGGCCCTCTCGAGTCACCTCGAACTGAAAGCAGCGGAGTACTCCACCACGCTGGAATCGGCCGCTGACGGTGACCTCACCGCTCGCGTCGACACCGATAGCATGAGCGATGCGATGGCCGACGTCGGCCGGGAGATCAACGCGACCCTCGACGCGCTCGCTGGCACTATCGCCGATATGCAGGACTTCGCCGACAACGTGATGGGGGCCAGCGACCGGGTCGAGACCAACGCCGAGCGCGTCGGAATGGCGAGCCAGCAGGTCTCACAGTCCATCGAGGAGATATTCGAGGGTGCGACCGAGCAGAGCGAGCGCCTCCAGGAGGGGTCGGCCGAGATGGACAACCTCTCGGCGACCGCCGAGGAGGTAGCTGCCTCGGCCCAGGAGGTCGCGAACACGTCCCAGTCGGCCGCCGAAGTCGGCGAGGACGGCCGCGAAGCCGCTCAGGACGCCATCAGTGAGATGAGCGCCATCGACGAGGAGACCGCCGAGACGGTGAGCGAAATCAACGCTCTGGAGGACGACTTAGAGGAGATCGGTGACATCGTGAGCGTCATCACGAACATCGTCGAGCAGACGAACATGCTGGCGCTGAACGCCTCTATCGAGGCCGCACACGCCGACAAGGACGGCGACGGGTTCGCGGTCGTCGCCGACGAGATAAAGGGACTCGCCGAGGAGACGAAAGCCGCCGCCGCGGACATCGAGGACCGCATCGAGCGCATCCAGTCCCAGGCCGGCGACACCGTCGACACCATCGAGTCGACGAGCGAACGCATCTCCGAGGGGGTCGAGACCGTCGAGGAGACCGTCGACGCCCTGGAGACCATCGTCGAGTACACCGAGGAGGTCGATACCGGCATTCAGGAGATAGACCGCGCAACTGAGGAACAGGCCCGAACCGCACAGGACGTGCAGGCGACAATCGACGAGCTGAGCACCATCTCCCAGCAGACGGCGGCAGAGGCCGACACGGTCGCCGGCGCGGCCGACGACCAGGCGGCCTCCATCGAGACGGTGACCGACTCGGCCCAGGACTTGCGCGCCCGCGCAGAGGACCTCGAATCCGTCCTCGAACAGTTCGAGGTCGACGAGGCCGGGCTGGACGACACGAGCGAGGCGGCCGCTGCGGGGGACGACTGACAATGGCTACGATAACGACCTGGTTCACGCTGGGACTGCTCGGTGAACTGCTCGGGACCGCGCTGCTGGCCTATGGGTACCGGCTGGTCCCCGAAGCGACGCGGAAACGGTATCTCCTGCTGGTCGCGATTCCCGGCATCGCCATTTTCGCGTATCTCCTCTTGGTTCTCGGTATCGGCGCCATCGACGGCGGCGGCCACACTGTCTACGTGGTCCGGTACGTCGACTGGCTACTGACGACGCCGATAAACGTCCTCTATCTGGGGCTGCTCGCCAACGCGAACCGCGAGGCCATCGGCAAACTGGTCGGCCTCCAGGCGCTCACCATCGTCTTTGGCTTCGCCGGCGCGGTCGCCAGTGGGGCGCTCGCATACGCCCTGTTCGCGCTCGGGGCCGCGGCCTTCGCCGGTGTCGTCTACCTGCTGTACTACGATGTGGCCGATGCGGCCGTCGCCTCGCTCTCGGACGTGGAGGCCAGCCTCTACCGCACACTCAGGAACTTCGTCGTCGTCCTCTGGTCGGTCTACCCCGTCGTCTGGCTGCTCGGCGCCGCGGGTGTCGGCCTGATGGACGTCGAGACGGCCTCGCTCGTCATCGTCTACCTGGACGTGGTGACGAAGGTCGGGTTCGGAATCATCGCACTCAACGCGTGGCTGACGATAGACAGCGTCACGACTGCCGACGGCAGTAGCGTCGCGGCAGACTGAGCGGTCTCGGGTGCGAACTCGCCCGCGTCCCGGTGTCGACTCCCTCACGATGGGGGGTGGTCGTTGCTGCCGTCGTCGCCTTCACTACCACCAGCGTCCTCCGTTCGATCGTCACCGGACCGGTCCATCACTCGCTATCGTCTGTGCTCCGAGCGACACTCCGGGGGTCAGTACCCGGGGACCGGGTCACGTGCCACCGCCGTTTTGCCAGCGCTCGACCAGTTCGAGCAGCGTCTGGTCGTCGATTGTCCGGCCGTCGGTGCCGGGGACAGGCGCCTCGTCGTGCCAGTAGTCGACCGCGTCTAGAATCTCAGCGTCGTCTATCTCACCGTCGTCGTCTTCGTCGAGAGCTGTCGCCATCGACACCGCCTCATCGTCGTCGCCAGGGGCCACGGTTACGGTCCCCTGCATCTCGCTTCGGTGGGGCCGACAGGAGTACTCGTATGTTCCCGCGACGTCGAACGTGTGCGTGTGGCTATGGCCGGCGCTCTGGGTGCCGTCGACGCCAGCCCACTCTGCGCCGTCGGGCTGTGCATCGACGGAAAGCGTGTGGCCGTCGGCGTCCCACTCGAAGGCGACCACGGTGCCAGGCTCGATTTGCAGGGTCGCCGGCGAGAACTCGCGGGCGCCGTCGGGTGCGACCGTCACCGTCTCGTCGGCGTCGGGATGTGGCTCCGCCTCTTCGAGTTCGAACCAGTTGAGATTCCAGTACGGTTCCTCTGCACGGATACGGAGGACGCACTCTCCGGCCCCGAGCTGGATTTCGCCGGCGGAGACGGTGGTGTAGCGCTGCCAGCCGCCGGTCCCGTCGAAGGAGGTCGACGCTACGCGGTCGCCGTCGACCGCTACCGAGAAGCCGACGACGTCGTACTCGTCTTCCGATGCCACACGCGCCCTGAGTTCGTACGCGCCCGTCTCGGCCACCTCCACCGTGTACTCCCACCACTCGCCGCTTTCGACGTCACAGATGTTGTAGCCGTTTTCGCTGGCCGCCTCGAGGTCGACGCTCTCTTCGGGCCGGTAGGGCTCGCCGGTGGTCCCCTCGGTGCCGTCGCTGTAGGCGACACCCGCGCCCCCGATGTCGAAGTCCTCGGCCGCGACGCGGCCGGGGACAGCGTGTGGCCCCTCGTAAGGCCGCTGTTCGGGGTCGCCCTGGCCGAGTTTGTCGTAGACGACGTCGAAGTAGTCGGTCTTCTCGTAGCTCTCGCTCCCGCAGTCGTCCCCCCAGTACGGCGAGGTCATGTTCATATCCTCGCCATCGCCGTTCCACGCCCAGCCAAGTACCGGCCAGCCCAGCGACGCAGCTCGATCGACCAGCGCCGACCAGTCTGCCTCACCGTCCCGGCGGCTGCCGAACTCGCCGACGATACAGGGGTAGTCGCTGTTCTCGTCCATGTACTCGACGTCGCTCGTTTTCACCCAGCGTCCCTGGTCGTCGTTCCAGGCGCTGGGGTAGATGTGGGCCGAGAGGATGAGGTTGTCGTCGTCGAGCGACGCGGACGCGTCCGCGCCGACCTGGTACGCCTGTCCCCAGCCGGGGATGTCGATCACGATTGGCCCGGTGTAGTCGGTGCCGGACCGGACCGTCGAGACGGCCTCGTTGTACGCCCCGGAAAACTCCTCGCGGGTCGTCTCGTGGTTGCCCCACTCGTTGTGGAGGTTGACGACGAACGAGGAGTTCGCAGCGAGATAGTCGTAGTTGTCGACCCACCACTGGGCGGCGTCCAGCAGGTCCTCCTTGCTGTTGGACCCGTTGTTCGGGTAGTGGTGGCAGGTCGCGACGACCTGGAGCCCGTTGTCGGCGGCCTCGTCTAGCCACCGTCTGGCGTCGGCGAGGTCGGCCGACGTCTCCCCCCACGACGGCGGTTCTATTTCTATCCGGACCGTCTCTATCTCGGGGTGGTCGGCCAACAGGCCCCAGCCGAGGTCCTGAGTCCCGTCACAGAAGTACGACGGCTGGAGGTTGACGCCGTCGCCGAACCCGACCGACGCGGTCGAGAGACCGGCACCGACGCCCAGCCCGGACCCGATAGCCACACCAGCGCCAGCCGCTCTGAGGAAGTCGCGTCGCGCGAACATGGTTTCAGGAGAAACAACGCGAAGAAAAATGTGCCGGTCCGGTTGTGGCTCCGCGGTCGGTGCGCGGGCGACGGTCGGGGGGCGCGGGAGCGACGGACAACCGGACGGCTACCGGGAAGTGCGGAAGTACGGGGACGGACGATCGTCAGCGTGGGGGCGTCAGTGGATGCCCATCGCTTCGATCTGTTCCTGGTACCGGTTCCGGATGGTGACTTCCGTCACCTGGGCCACGTCGGCGACCTCGCGCTGGGTCTTTTTCTCGTTACACAACAGCGAGGCGGCGTAGATGGCGGCGGCGGCATAGCCAGTGGGGGACTTGCCCGAGAGCAGGCCCTGCTCGGCGGTGGTGTCGATTATCTCGTTGGCCTTCGACTGGACCTCCTCCGAGAGGTCCAGTTCCGAGGCGAAGCGCGGAACGTACTGCTTGGGGTCGACCGGCTCCATCTTCAGTTCTAGTTCCTGGGCGACGTAGCGGTAGGTGCGGCCGATCTCCTTCTGTTCGACGCGGGAGACGTCCGACACCTCCTCCAGGCTGCGGGGGATGCCTTCCTGCCGACAGGCGGCGTACAGGCAGGCGGTGGCGACACCCTCGATGGAACGCCCGCGGATGAGGTCCTCGTTGAGGGCGCGCCGATAGATGACCGAGGCGACCTCCCGCACCGAGCGCGGGACACCCAGTGCGGAGGCCATGCGGTCGATCTCCGACAGCGCGAACTGCAGGTTGCGTTCGCCGGCGTCCT is a window encoding:
- a CDS encoding protein kinase domain-containing protein — translated: MTSERDPRALVAEVLTATDVDRDHVPRLLDLLDAGDRQVRLGAATALCVVADEHPGDVASLVGQLAARADESLAATLALEYVADRYPQVVEDRLDQWASTVEPTHRVDRSTPTRGGSDGRDVGRTRIAGEGADDDGRQVYTDDGDDEKQPQADDEDGNTIGQRPQAADAEWRSLVEYESRFDRLSILAPRERRRYGDTYRTLGVVDETEYAVGLRLLDSPAEGDGAFAAQLATRLEEWAAVADVDNVVTLYDWKADPRLWLATEYTAETLADQGRFPPAEAAWHAERLAAAVSTLHERGVVHAGIDADAVAYYGNVIEEGDRQPPLLDNLGLLSVYRHQFDPAQFLDPRYAAPEYYQRRFGRIDHATDIYGLGAVCYRLFTGKAPYTGAFDAVRDEVLSSGPPDPSAVADVPPAVDDIVGKAMARRKLARYETAAHLRQELRSLRGDDA
- a CDS encoding methyl-accepting chemotaxis protein, with amino-acid sequence MSKDRDSPLPSVVGDSYAARLGVALAFAIVVVVAFGALISAQASATLAEDVERDTTALSDTQAAQLDGWLTTARRDVRTTSRLPVFADGSQSAVQDRLTGLVANEEVPPDVVAVHYVNTSSGTITASSNEQFVGVNATEQGAAFATDPPEFSGPDDTHVTDPFSVSVVDHPIIAVVSPVAGAENRAIVYMTDLEARAESISNQREGSYTTVVNGDGEFIAHPNTSRIGSSAPVASGADDPVSSLDSGQSTFVETDETLLGISRLESHDWSVMVHADRAQAYALSDQINSDLVGLILLAVINLGLVGVTIGGSTIASLRRLSSKAEAMAGGDLEVDLETARSDEFGTLYGAFDNMRTNLRSKISDAEAAREEAESAKQSAEAAREEAEQARTEVEAERNEMEALSSHLELKAAEYSTTLESAADGDLTARVDTDSMSDAMADVGREINATLDALAGTIADMQDFADNVMGASDRVETNAERVGMASQQVSQSIEEIFEGATEQSERLQEGSAEMDNLSATAEEVAASAQEVANTSQSAAEVGEDGREAAQDAISEMSAIDEETAETVSEINALEDDLEEIGDIVSVITNIVEQTNMLALNASIEAAHADKDGDGFAVVADEIKGLAEETKAAAADIEDRIERIQSQAGDTVDTIESTSERISEGVETVEETVDALETIVEYTEEVDTGIQEIDRATEEQARTAQDVQATIDELSTISQQTAAEADTVAGAADDQAASIETVTDSAQDLRARAEDLESVLEQFEVDEAGLDDTSEAAAAGDD
- a CDS encoding bacteriorhodopsin yields the protein MATITTWFTLGLLGELLGTALLAYGYRLVPEATRKRYLLLVAIPGIAIFAYLLLVLGIGAIDGGGHTVYVVRYVDWLLTTPINVLYLGLLANANREAIGKLVGLQALTIVFGFAGAVASGALAYALFALGAAAFAGVVYLLYYDVADAAVASLSDVEASLYRTLRNFVVVLWSVYPVVWLLGAAGVGLMDVETASLVIVYLDVVTKVGFGIIALNAWLTIDSVTTADGSSVAAD
- a CDS encoding carbohydrate-binding protein, which gives rise to MFARRDFLRAAGAGVAIGSGLGVGAGLSTASVGFGDGVNLQPSYFCDGTQDLGWGLLADHPEIETVRIEIEPPSWGETSADLADARRWLDEAADNGLQVVATCHHYPNNGSNSKEDLLDAAQWWVDNYDYLAANSSFVVNLHNEWGNHETTREEFSGAYNEAVSTVRSGTDYTGPIVIDIPGWGQAYQVGADASASLDDDNLILSAHIYPSAWNDDQGRWVKTSDVEYMDENSDYPCIVGEFGSRRDGEADWSALVDRAASLGWPVLGWAWNGDGEDMNMTSPYWGDDCGSESYEKTDYFDVVYDKLGQGDPEQRPYEGPHAVPGRVAAEDFDIGGAGVAYSDGTEGTTGEPYRPEESVDLEAASENGYNICDVESGEWWEYTVEVAETGAYELRARVASEDEYDVVGFSVAVDGDRVASTSFDGTGGWQRYTTVSAGEIQLGAGECVLRIRAEEPYWNLNWFELEEAEPHPDADETVTVAPDGAREFSPATLQIEPGTVVAFEWDADGHTLSVDAQPDGAEWAGVDGTQSAGHSHTHTFDVAGTYEYSCRPHRSEMQGTVTVAPGDDDEAVSMATALDEDDDGEIDDAEILDAVDYWHDEAPVPGTDGRTIDDQTLLELVERWQNGGGT
- a CDS encoding transcription initiation factor IIB; amino-acid sequence: MERPTRQRDTEQEEAEQSSESTGQQTCPECESESITSDGGGELVCEDCGLVIEDENIDRGPEWRAFNHSERQSKSRVGAPTTQTMHDKGLTTQIDWKDKDAYGRSLSSEKRSQMHRLRKWQERIRTKDAGERNLQFALSEIDRMASALGVPRSVREVASVIYRRALNEDLIRGRSIEGVATACLYAACRQEGIPRSLEEVSDVSRVEQKEIGRTYRYVAQELELKMEPVDPKQYVPRFASELDLSEEVQSKANEIIDTTAEQGLLSGKSPTGYAAAAIYAASLLCNEKKTQREVADVAQVTEVTIRNRYQEQIEAMGIH